From Acinonyx jubatus isolate Ajub_Pintada_27869175 chromosome B2, VMU_Ajub_asm_v1.0, whole genome shotgun sequence, a single genomic window includes:
- the LOC113598747 gene encoding translation initiation factor IF-2-like: MSVPLTCASSTIGTPNMIHQPAACLKGLEALSHVFGTQRVLNKCSWTDKDKKCLGIKAVFGIQFWNKQEAQSGPLQTRDRNSLPLHDFPKVKPKTVRDPLGPAFLPRKCGLFPWAPRCLGQEWDQQKIRGRDSPPGQTTGVPSGRRARSPQQRTLSRRSCERRRPNSRARIGLSGAGRGGAARNTARRSKSAPGGRRPQSPHPGAGPGWKPRQQSCSEARKVRWCGQLPGGGSRRAPWLPSLPFLPRPCAELRPCALRSFPAEHAGPGWPAPKPRAPGWRAPRRPPGRRRPPRAGTHSDRSPFRCGAAARAGAGHGRAPRGAGGGRGRRRPARWGRGARASREQAARPPACRTADRPGGRCGPKFAKTGFPKWTLITVRK, encoded by the exons ATGAGTGTTCCTCTGACATGTGCCAGCAGTACTATAGGAACGCCGAACATGATTCATCAACCAGCTGCCTGCTTGAAAGGCCTGGAGGCCTTAAGTCATGTTTTTGG AACACAGCGagtcctcaataaatgttcatggaCTGATAAGGACAAAAAATGCTTGGGTATAAAAGCCGTGTTCGGAATACAGTTTTGGAACAAACAGGAAGCCCAG TCGGGCCCTTTGCAGACGAGGGACAGGAACTCCCTACCGCTGCACGACTTCCCCAAGGTGAAGCCTAAGACGGTCAGGGATCCCCTTGGACCAGCTTTTCTCCCTCGGAAATGCGGTCTCTTTCCTTGGGCTCCAAGGTGTCTGGGGCAAGAGTGGGACCAACAGAAGATCCGGGGGAGAGACTCGCCCCCAGGGCAGACGACAGGAGTTCCCAGCGGCCGGCGCGCGCGGAGCCCGCAGCAGCGGACCCTCAGCCGGCGGAGCTGCGAGCGGCGCCGCCCGAACTCCCGGGCTCGAATTGGCTTGAGCGGGGCCGGGCGCGGAGGGGCGGCGCGGAACACAGCGCGGCGAAGCAAAAGCGCTCCCGGGGGTCGGCGGCCACAGAGCCCACAccccggggcggggccggggtggAAGCCGCGCCAGCAAAGTTGCAGCGAAGCGCGAAAGGTGCGATGGTGCGGACAGCTCCCGGGAGGCGGCAGCCGACGCGCCCCGTGGCTCCCCTCCTTACCTTTCCTTCCCCGGCCCTGCGCCGAGCTCCGGCCTTGCGCCCTCAGAAGTTTCCCAGCCGAGCACGCTGGGCCCGGCTGGCCGGCGCCGAAGCCCCGAGCGCCCGGCTGGCGCGCTCCTCGCCGCCCacccggccgccgccgcccgccccgcgccGGGACGCACAGTGACCGAAGCCCATTCCGGTGCGGCGCGGCGGCGCGGGCGGGGGCCGGGCACGGGCGCGCGCCCCGGGGCgcagggggagggcgggggcggcggcggccggcgCGCTGGGGCCGGGGCGCCCGAGCTTCCCGGGAGCAGGCGGCGCGGCCACCAGCTTGTAGGACTGCCGATAGACCGGGCGGCCGCTGCGGACCAAAGTTTGCAAAGACGGGTTTCCCCAAGTGGACACTGATCACGGTTAGAAAATAA